The following coding sequences lie in one Rutidosis leptorrhynchoides isolate AG116_Rl617_1_P2 chromosome 4, CSIRO_AGI_Rlap_v1, whole genome shotgun sequence genomic window:
- the LOC139841332 gene encoding uncharacterized protein: MSSRLFKRIINDIINYDVDPLPIHFEYFKQKTDALGRQGFTAIQKCTSVWHQLAYGTTVDMFDEYLQMAKGTSIICLNSFCKCVLELYVDEYLRKPTSSDIARLYSVHEGKHGFMGMLESIDCMHWKWKNCPTAWKGQYTSDHQGANNDVNVLNQSSLFDDIKNGTASFAPFTVNINEYTNGYYLSDGIYSG, encoded by the exons ATGAGTAGTAGATTATTTAAGCGTATCATCAATGATATAATCAATTACGATGTCGATCCATTACCAATTCATTTTGAATATTTTAAACAAAAAACTGATGCTCTTGGTCGACAAGGCTTTACTGCGATACAAAAATGTACATCTGTTTGGCATCAATTGGCCTATGGTACAACCGTGGACATGTTTGACGAATACTTACAAATGGCTAAAGGTACATCAATTATCTGTCTTAATAGCTTTTGTAAATGTGTTTTGGAACTATATGTTGATGAATATTTGAGGAAACCAACGAGTAGCGACATAGCTCGTTTGTATAGCGTGCACGAAGGAAAACATGGGTTTATGGGAATGCTTGAAAGCATTGACTGCATGCATTGGAAGTGGAAGAATTGTCCAACGGCTTGGAAAGGGCAATATACTAGTGATCATCAAG GTGCAAACAACGATGTTAATGTTTTGAATCAATCTTCGTTGTTTGATGACATCAAGAATGGAACTGCATCATTTGCTCCATTTACTGTAAATATAAATGAATATACaaatggttattatttatcggACGGTATTTATTCAGGGTAG